A single genomic interval of Helianthus annuus cultivar XRQ/B chromosome 6, HanXRQr2.0-SUNRISE, whole genome shotgun sequence harbors:
- the LOC110944612 gene encoding protein FAR1-RELATED SEQUENCE 2-like: MNNPNVYFPQFDPEPAPFPPMSADYVAELRRYGEELVDAGNRIREVGENITWKYDERERLTDICMILYVTDYVHDFTDYDIEVEVNVFYSFIEGCVLTCYVFVDAPNYQLRGIEQVSPNSGTKRYIPDSPSSLTPAEGMLFDTVDAAYNFYKAYAEAGGGSKEFRPVDTLAEQPSDRWVRRVQSKRTGCQAAIRIKLTDAKKYLLYHFTEAHNHDFVHEEDLHLLRENMEVYGGFDKVGATKVDFKNFKYNMMFVPFTRIDNHNRNVTLGAAILGSETAETYSWLLKAIKNTYGYAPPVIVIDQDTAMKRAIADVWPESRHRLCMWHIMDKLTTKVGAALCSNTDFRKRLSAVAWTDSLLPEAFETEWAAILNDFGLTGHEWLTYIYGLRESWIPAYYRDEEMSGLMQTSSSHFDIAVEAQRHEHRKNDHDTRYTNPGEWSDFVLEKQAVQIYTRTIFFDVQLEIQHAIHRCTSIRLDHAMIREDDVTILDVREFPKQYILRRWTREAVPNSSPGSILTDGGDPDRSEEVNRCVREISHATKYVVNKLISKFDQLCNFCDHIKQFMSIADEAQINAPPKTRRNRFAELLGVAPESTATIRVPVGTRFKGCGSHKRLKSQKERAISQSGSKRRQCSLCKKYGHKRVTCWKYTVAVPEPGASQNAEGNDATIAEGDADTVVERDGPGSNDADDVFYTSGNGADMDDEDMAE, translated from the exons ATGAATAACCCCAATGTTTACTTTCCCCAGTTTGATCCTGAACCTGCACCATTCCCACCTATGAGTGCGGATTACGTTGCCGAATTACGCCGCTACGGCGAGGAACTGGTGGATGCGGGAAATCGGATTCGGGAAGTAGGGGAAAACATCAcgtggaagtacgacgagagggagcgtc TTACTGATATTTGCATGATCTTGTATGTAACCGATTATGTGCATGATTTTACGGATTATG ATATTGAGGTTGAAGTCAATGTTTTTTATAGTTTCATTGAAGGATGTGTTTTAACTTGTTATGTTTTTGTAGATGCACCCAATTACCAATTACGTGGTATTGAACAAGTTTCTCCAAACTCTGGAACAAAGAGATATATTCCAGATTCACCCTCTTCGTTGACGCCAGCAGAGGGCATGTTATTTGACACAGTTGATGCTGCGTATAACTTTTACAAAGCTTATGCAGAAGCTGGAG GAGGGTCAAAAGAGTTTCGACCTGTCGATACTTTAGCCGAACAGCCGTCTGATAGGTGGGTACGTAGGGTACAATCTAAAAGGACCGGATGCCAAGCTGCGATCAGAATAAAGCTTACCGATGCCAAGAAGTATTTGCTGTATCATTTCACAGAGGCGCACAACCATGATTTTGTGCACGAAGAAGATTTACATCTTCTCAGGGAAAACATG GAAGTGTATGGTGGGTTCGACAAAGTCGGTGCGACAAAAGTCGATTTTAAAAATTTCAA GTATAACATGATGTTTGTCCCTTTCACTAGGATTGATAATCACAATAGGAACGTCACACTTGGTGCTGCAATTCTCGGTTCTGAAACGGCAGAGACGTATAGCTGGTTACTTAAGGCGATCAAGAACACATATGGGTACGCGCCTCCCGTAATCGTTATTGACCAAGACACTGCGATGAAAAGGGCTATAGCGGATGTTTGGCCTGAGTCGAGGCATCGGTTATGTATGTGGCACATCATGGATAAACTCACTACAAAG GTTGGGGCTGCCCTGTGTTCAAATACAGATTTCAGGAAAAGATTGTCTGCAGTTGCTTGGACTGATTCTCTATTGCCCGAAGCGTTTGAGACTGAATGGGCAGCTATTTTAAATGATTTCGGTTTAACCGGCCATGAATGGCTGACGTATATATACGGGCTACGTGAATCATGGATTCCAGCTTACTACCGCGACGAAGAAATGTCTGGTCTTATGCAGACATCTTCTAG CCACTTCGACATAGCTGTTGAAGCGCAAAGACACGAGCATCGAAAAAACGATCATGACACTCGATACACCAACCCTGGAGAGTGGAGTGATTTTGTTCTCGAGAAGCAAGCAGTTCAGATATATACCAGAACCATATTTTTTGATGTTCAACTCGAGATTCAACATGCTATTCATCGTTGTACTAGTATCAGATTAGATCAC GCTATGATACGCGAGGATGATGTTACT ATTCTTGATGTAAGGGAGTTTCCGAAACAATATATATTGAGGCGTTGGACGCGTGAAGCTGTTCCAAATAGTTCCCCCGGGTCCATTCTTACGGATGGTGGAGATCCAGATCGTAGTGAGGAGGTTAACCGTTGTGTTCGTGAGATTAGTCACGCAACTAAGTATGTTGTGAACAAGTTGATTTCAAAATTTGATCAGTTGTGTAATTTTTGTGATCATATCAAGCAGTTTATGTCAATCGCTGATGAAGCTCAGATAAATGCACCTCCCAAGACACGACGTAATCGATTTGCTGAACTTCTGGGAGTTGCTCCAGAGAGCACGGCCACTATCCGTGTTCCAGTTGGTACCAGGTTCAAGGGTTGTGGTTCTCATAAACGCCTCAAATCTCAAAAGGAGCGAGCCATAAGTCAGTCTGGATCTAAACGTCGTCAATGTTCATTATGTAAAAAATATGGTCATAAGAGAGTAACGTGTTGGAAATACACCGTGGCTGTGCCTGAGCCAGGTGCTTCGCAGAATGCTGAAGGTAATGATGCTACAATTGCTGAAGGAGACGCTGATACAGTTGTTGAACGTGATGGACCTGGATCAAATGATGCTGATGATGTGTTTTACACATCTGGAAACGGCGCAGATATGGATGATGAAGACATGGCAGAGTAG